A window of the Theileria parva strain Muguga chromosome 2, complete sequence, whole genome shotgun sequence genome harbors these coding sequences:
- a CDS encoding Choline/ethanolamine kinase family protein — protein MLTSSNHGSSLGLEQHNKIKFGSLTFKYDNSHSNLKNLCIQHVPFWNNLNHECIKVEPMLNGITNQVYRLSLTIPDNTYAIKSVCVKKTSTYNSLVFDNDLQYNVAKLLGDNNFGPKIIGRFGDFTIQEWVEGDTLTNDSLQNLSVLTGIAASLAKFHKRVTELVPKEWDRTPMFLTKISVWSQHVERIIKKHNLDFDYTELKHNYELFKRILSNHLNTSNSIANSVLFCHNVLYNTNVLETQHEVCFIDFDFAGFNYVGWEIANLFVKLCVVYNDDSPPYTNEFDSNVLTNEIKSFFVSVYLSQLLGRNVLASDDVVKEFLQSLEIHTLGVNLFWTYWGIVMNDKPKNELSRPVKLYVHGFFEYNLFKSNLKKLNDDEIVNYQI, from the exons ATGTTAACCTCTTCAAACCATGGTAGTTCACTAGGCTTGGAACAACATaacaaaatcaaatttgGTTCTTTAACATTTAAGTATGATAACAGTCATAGTAATCTAAAGAATCTATGTATTCAACATGTACCATTCTGGAATAACCTGAATCATGAATGTATAAAGGTAGAACCTATGTTAAATGGAATAACAAATCAAGTATATAGGTTAAGTTTGACAATTCCTGACAATACCTATGCAATTAAGTCAGtatgtgttaaaaaaacATCGACATATAATTCGTTAGTATTTGATAATGATTTACAATACAATGTTGCTAAATTACTAggagataataattttggtCCTAAGATAATAGGGCGGTTTGGCGACTTTACTATTCAGGAATGGGTTGAGGGTGATACACTAACGAATGATTCATTACAAAACCTCTCAGTTTTAACAGGGATCGCTGCATCACTTGCCAAGTTCCATAAAAGAGTTACAGAACTTGTTCCGAAGGAATGGGATAGAACCCCTATGTTCTTAACCAAAATATCTGTATGGTCTCAACATGTCGAGAGAATAATCAAAAAACATAATCTGGATTTTGATTACACTGAATTAAAACATAACTATGAGTTATTTAAACGGATCCTTAGCAATCACCTAAATACATCAAATTCAATAGCTAATTCAGTCTTATTTTGTCATAACGTTCTGTACAATACAAATGTTTTAGAAACCCAACATGAAGTTTGTTTTATTGACTTTGATTTTGCTGGATTTAATTATGTTGGCTGGGAAATTGCGAATCTTTTCGTCAAATTATGTGTTGTTTACAACGATGATTCGCCTCCATACACTAATGAATTTGATTCCAATGTTTTAACTAACGAAATTAAATCCTTTTTCGTTTCAGTATATCTTTCTCAGCTATTAGGGAGGAATGTTTTAGCATCAGACGATGTCGTAAAGGAGTTTCTACAAAGCTTAGAAATACACACGTTAGGAGTGAATTTGTTTTGGACATACTGGGGAATAGTAAT GAATGACAAACCGAAGAATGAACTATCGAGGCCAGTTAAGTTATATGTTCACGGATTTTTcgaatataatttatttaagaGTAATCTAAAGAAATTAAACGATGAtgaaattgtaaattaccaaatatag
- a CDS encoding Choline/ethanolamine kinase family protein, with protein MLNPPNYDDSSGLEQQSFKTKLSSLSFKYDNSHTNLKNLCIQHVPFWNDLNHESLEVKTMMNGVTNQVHMVTLTPPYKDRYPLKSVCIKKSTTYNSLAFDNDVQYNVAKLLGDNNFGPKIIGRFGDFTIQEWVEGDVMEIESLRNISVLTGIASSLAKFHKRVTELVPKEWDRTPTFLTKISLWSQHVERIIKKHNMDFDYNEMTQNFELFKKILTNHLNSSNSIANSVMFCHNDLFFTNILEFNQGIYFIDFDFAGFNYVGWEIASFFRIIYIVYDPLGKYLLYHNTPPVEEEFKPIFLSVYLSQLLGKNVSPSDDVVKEFLQSLEIHSLGVYFYSTYLGIIMYDKLNNEVSKPTTFDHFAIFQYNLFKSLLSNFSDSKM; from the exons atgttaaatcCCCCAAACTATGATGATTCATCAGGTTTGGAACAACAaagttttaaaacaaaattgaGTTCCTTATCGtttaaatatgataatagCCACACCAATCTCAAGAATCTATGTATTCAACATGTTCCATTTTGGAACGATCTGAACCATGAAAGTTTAGAGGTCAAAACAATGATGAATGGAGTAACCAACCAAGTACATATGGTTACCCTAACTCCTCCTTATAAAGATCGGTATCCCCTTAAATCAGTAtgtattaaaaaatcaacaACATATAATTCATTGGCATTTGATAATGATGTACAATACAATGTTGCTAAATTACTAggagataataattttggtCCTAAGATAATAGGGCGGTTTGGTGACTTTACTATTCAGGAATGGGTTGAAGGAGATGTTATGGAAATAGAATCACTTCGAAACATATCAGTTTTAACTGGAATTGCGTCCTCTTTAGCTAAATTCCATAAGAGGGTTACAGAACTTGTTCCGAAAGAATGGGACAGGACTCCCACGTTCTTAACCAAAATATCTTTGTGGTCTCAACATGTCGAACGAATCATCAAAAAACACAACATGGATTTTGATTACAATGAGATGACACAGAATTTTGaactttttaaaaagaTCCTTACCAATCATCtaaattcatcaaattcAATCGCTAATTCAGTCATGTTTTGTCACAATGATTtgttttttacaaatattctCGAATTTAACCAAGGAATATACTTCATCGACTTTGATTTTGCAGGATTTAATTACGTCGGATGGGAAATTGCTAGCTTCTTCcgaataatatatatagtttatGATCCACTTGGCAAATACCTCTTATATCATAATACCCCTCCTGTGGAAGAAGAATTTAAACCAATTTTCCTTTCAGTGTATCTTTCTCAGCTTCTTGGAAAAAATGTTTCACCATCAGACGATGTCGTAAAGGAGTTTCTGCAGAGCTTAGAAATACACAGCTTGGgagtatatttttattcgACCTATTTGggaataataat gTATGATAAATTGAACAATGAAGTATCGAAGCCAACCACATTTGATCACTTTGCAATATTTCAATATAACCTATTTAAGAGTCTTCTGAGCAATTTCTCAGATagtaaaatgtaa